A region of the Amycolatopsis sp. cg13 genome:
GCGCGCCCCAATGCGGCATCGGGTGCGCCCCACGCACCCAAAGCGGCGTTCGGTGCGTCACATGCACCCAACGCCACATTGGGGCGCTAGCCCCACCCACCGCGAAACCGCAGCCAGTGCACCCAACGATCGAGGCACCCAGCCCCTCCCCCACACCCCGATATGAAGCGTCCCTGCGGTCTGGGGGTGCTTGTCAAGGCATCTTTCCCGCCTTGACAAGCACCCCCAGACCGTCAGCACACTCAAGCTTCGGGGTGCCCCACGCAACCAACGCCTGCAACGTCGCCGCCAGGCGACGAGCCGAACCACCCCCCAACGAGAGCTACAGTCAACGACGTGCCCGAGATATCGACCGCCGAGCGAGCCGGAGTCGGTTCCGACGGCCATCCCCGCCCCACCGAAGACCACATCGCCCTCCTCCCCAACGCCGTCCTGGTCCTGGACGGAGCCACCTCCCCAAGCCCAGACCTCCCCCCAGGCGGCTGGTACGCCCACCTCCTCCGCGACCAACTAGCCGATGAACTAACCACCCACCCCACCCAACCCCTAACCACCGCACTGGCAACCGCAATCACCGAAGTAGCCAAAGCCAACGACCTAGCCCCAGGAAACTCCCCCTCCAGCACAGTCTCGATCCTCCGCTGGACCGCCGACGAAATCGAAGCCCTAGTCCTGGCCGACAGCCCAATAGTCGCGTTTGGACACTCCGGCACCGACGTAGTAGCCGACGACCGCCTAATCTCCCTGCGCAACAACGGCCTCCTCCAAACCAGCGCAGACGT
Encoded here:
- a CDS encoding protein phosphatase 2C domain-containing protein; translated protein: MPEISTAERAGVGSDGHPRPTEDHIALLPNAVLVLDGATSPSPDLPPGGWYAHLLRDQLADELTTHPTQPLTTALATAITEVAKANDLAPGNSPSSTVSILRWTADEIEALVLADSPIVAFGHSGTDVVADDRLISLRNNGLLQTSADVRRRRNAEDGFWVAEADPAAAHKAVQRSWPRKDIDAVLIATDGVAIGVDEYGLFKWPEVLQLAKNKGPEAVLDAVRAAENDDPHAVRWPRAKRHDDQVLVLADFTG